A window of Desertibacillus haloalkaliphilus contains these coding sequences:
- a CDS encoding HAD family hydrolase: MMRWNTICFDLDNTLFSHEHAFEQAITHCYYQFVQQWLDEGRCRLQPDAADWFRIFKRNSDLYWSSYEDGQIGEKTYRRLRYHDTVRALNLPYTDREADRFHQYYDAVVADFSEPFPGLQRFIKALVHARVNVGIITNGSMAKQLRKIDKLGIRSIIPDDSIIISEAVHAAKPSKAIFDVAKMRLCTSEAEVPLYIGDSWQQDVVGALDANWDAIYLNTRFEKPNTAHEPVCIFESFTDVIEFIYDQNKLKG; encoded by the coding sequence ATGATGCGCTGGAATACGATTTGTTTTGATTTAGATAATACACTATTTAGTCATGAACATGCGTTTGAACAGGCGATCACTCACTGTTATTATCAGTTTGTTCAACAATGGCTAGATGAAGGCCGATGCCGTTTACAGCCAGATGCAGCTGACTGGTTTAGGATATTTAAAAGGAATAGTGATTTGTATTGGTCCTCTTATGAGGATGGTCAAATTGGGGAAAAAACGTATCGCCGATTGCGGTATCATGATACAGTTAGGGCGCTTAACCTCCCATACACTGATCGGGAGGCTGACCGTTTTCACCAATATTATGATGCGGTGGTTGCTGATTTTTCTGAACCTTTTCCTGGTCTTCAAAGGTTTATAAAAGCGCTCGTACATGCAAGGGTTAATGTCGGGATAATAACTAATGGTTCAATGGCCAAGCAGTTGCGAAAAATCGATAAATTAGGAATTCGTTCAATTATCCCTGATGATTCGATTATTATCTCTGAAGCCGTTCATGCAGCTAAACCGAGCAAGGCAATTTTTGATGTAGCGAAAATGCGATTATGTACCTCTGAAGCTGAGGTTCCACTATATATTGGGGATTCATGGCAACAGGATGTTGTCGGAGCTCTTGACGCCAACTGGGATGCGATTTATCTAAATACACGTTTCGAAAAACCTAATACAGCACATGAGCCTGTTTGTATTTTTGAATCTTTTACAGATGTAATCGAATTTATTTACGATCAAAACAAATTGAAAGGATGA
- a CDS encoding rhomboid family protein — translation MDVLRHDLFYWQLVHYLVIEQGMRVIEVSPSQQEIWLEHEHSKKRRVLRIVRADIDWANWLRREIDTTTKKFDDLRKQFGDRSMLGLNIYVSTYSPIDAWEHHVLEANNNQLNPRTNVETFLLENRKQERVSAIKQVFERIMLPAPNLANWDLVDEIEMEYLKDEVLQEAKRRRKHEESLFTYGKPIFTYVLLAVILLMFSVVEYIGSSTNMRTLIEFGAKYNPLIVEGEWWRFFSAMFLHIGFLHLFMNSFALFYLGGAVEKIFGTRRFIIIYLVAGLFGSAASFAFNEAVSAGASGAIFGCFGALLYFGVIHRRLFWRTIGMSVVVILTINLALGFAVPMIDNGAHIGGLVGGFLASAFVHLPSHLPRWKKQFLIFILTSAAFLALLGFGFVNDNKSGSPLVNVQLAQEYIQDDKFENAYPLLVEAIDEGVELAEAYFLLAYVEAHLERFEDAHHHLLLTIELREDFHEAHYNLALIYLELGQDEEALTSVTRALEHEPDDENYRLLYEELHQE, via the coding sequence ATGGACGTTTTGCGTCATGACTTATTCTATTGGCAACTCGTCCATTACCTTGTCATTGAACAAGGAATGCGAGTCATTGAAGTAAGTCCAAGTCAACAAGAGATATGGCTTGAACATGAACATAGTAAAAAACGCCGTGTCCTTCGTATCGTACGTGCAGACATTGACTGGGCAAATTGGCTAAGGCGAGAAATTGATACAACGACAAAAAAGTTTGATGATCTCAGAAAACAGTTTGGCGATCGTTCAATGTTGGGGTTGAATATCTATGTTTCGACGTATTCGCCGATTGATGCGTGGGAGCATCATGTCTTAGAAGCGAATAATAATCAATTGAATCCGCGTACGAATGTGGAAACATTCTTGCTTGAAAATCGTAAACAAGAGCGAGTATCCGCTATAAAGCAAGTGTTTGAGCGGATCATGTTACCTGCGCCGAATCTAGCAAATTGGGATTTGGTTGACGAAATAGAGATGGAATACTTGAAGGATGAAGTGTTGCAAGAAGCTAAACGGAGGCGGAAACACGAGGAGTCTCTGTTTACATATGGAAAACCAATCTTTACATATGTTTTATTAGCTGTGATCTTGCTTATGTTTTCGGTTGTTGAATACATAGGGTCAAGCACAAACATGAGAACATTAATTGAATTTGGTGCTAAGTATAATCCGCTGATCGTAGAAGGGGAATGGTGGCGCTTCTTTTCTGCGATGTTTCTTCATATCGGGTTCTTACATTTATTTATGAATTCGTTTGCCTTGTTTTATTTAGGTGGAGCTGTCGAGAAGATCTTCGGTACACGCCGGTTTATCATTATTTATCTTGTTGCTGGTTTGTTTGGCTCGGCGGCAAGTTTTGCTTTCAATGAAGCAGTATCTGCTGGAGCTTCGGGTGCGATTTTTGGATGCTTCGGTGCCCTTTTATACTTTGGTGTCATCCATCGCAGGTTATTTTGGAGAACAATTGGTATGAGTGTCGTTGTTATTTTAACAATTAATCTTGCTCTTGGCTTTGCCGTACCGATGATTGATAATGGTGCCCACATTGGTGGATTAGTAGGGGGGTTTTTGGCCTCTGCCTTTGTTCACCTCCCCAGTCATCTTCCGCGCTGGAAAAAGCAATTTCTCATATTCATTCTCACATCTGCAGCGTTTTTAGCCTTGTTAGGGTTTGGCTTTGTTAACGATAACAAAAGTGGATCACCACTGGTGAACGTGCAACTTGCTCAAGAATATATTCAAGACGATAAATTCGAGAACGCATATCCATTACTCGTTGAAGCGATTGACGAAGGAGTGGAGCTGGCAGAAGCCTACTTTTTACTCGCCTATGTTGAGGCGCACCTTGAACGTTTCGAAGATGCCCACCATCACTTGTTATTGACGATTGAATTGAGAGAAGATTTTCATGAAGCACACTACAACCTTGCTTTAATTTACCTTGAATTAGGCCAAGATGAAGAGGCATTAACATCCGTAACACGTGCGCTGGAACATGAGCCCGACGATGAAAACTATCGTCTTTTATATGAAGAACTGCATCAGGAATGA
- a CDS encoding spore germination protein, protein MSNETKHPVRSSLAENVAYLKKELGVDKSFDMIHIELEYAELEMSLFLVDGFGKDQAITQIQRELGRTTKEDLGSNPLEKLIKNRIPYVEIDTSDDLDEVVDEVLAGPAALVVEGIDKVILVDTRTYPVRGPEEPDTEQVIRGAKDGFVETLVENVALTRRRVRDRTLRIEYEKVGRRSKTDLCISYIEDIADPKIVDHVKKSLKKITTDGLPMGDKTIEEFIFGRHVNPYPMVRYTERPDVAATHLFEGHVIVMVDGSPSVIITPTTFWHHLQHAEEYRQKPLIGAALRGVRFAAIWTSIFLMPLWYLMATNENLLPNVIQYVGPEDEGQISLLTQFILAEVGIEMLRMAAIHTPSALATALGLVAAILIGEVAIEVGLFSPEVVLYLAVAAVGSFATPSYEMSLANRLIRVALLVVTAIFGVGGFVGGTLLLIVWLASMKVYDTPYLWPFLPFEYRAFRDVIVRTPIPLKHQRPRSIHPQDMDR, encoded by the coding sequence ATGAGTAATGAGACGAAACATCCAGTTCGTTCAAGTTTGGCTGAAAATGTCGCTTATTTAAAGAAAGAGCTGGGTGTTGATAAGAGCTTTGATATGATTCATATCGAGCTTGAATATGCTGAATTAGAGATGTCTTTATTTTTAGTTGATGGCTTTGGGAAAGACCAAGCAATAACACAAATTCAAAGGGAGTTAGGTCGAACAACAAAAGAAGACCTTGGCTCGAACCCATTAGAAAAATTAATTAAAAATCGTATCCCATATGTTGAAATTGATACGAGTGATGATTTAGATGAGGTTGTTGATGAGGTACTAGCGGGACCTGCAGCTCTTGTAGTTGAAGGCATCGACAAAGTGATCTTGGTTGATACGAGAACATATCCAGTTCGTGGTCCTGAAGAACCAGATACGGAGCAAGTAATTCGTGGTGCCAAGGATGGCTTTGTTGAAACACTAGTTGAAAATGTGGCGTTAACGCGGCGCCGAGTACGAGATCGTACCCTCCGCATTGAATATGAAAAGGTCGGTAGGCGATCAAAAACCGATTTATGTATCTCTTATATTGAGGATATCGCAGATCCAAAGATTGTAGACCATGTTAAGAAGTCGTTAAAGAAAATTACGACTGATGGCTTACCGATGGGGGATAAAACGATAGAGGAGTTTATTTTTGGCAGACATGTTAATCCCTATCCGATGGTCCGTTACACGGAGCGTCCAGATGTTGCTGCAACGCATTTATTTGAGGGTCATGTCATTGTCATGGTGGATGGCTCGCCAAGTGTCATCATTACACCGACAACATTTTGGCATCACCTGCAGCATGCAGAAGAATATCGGCAAAAACCATTGATTGGTGCAGCCCTACGCGGTGTTCGTTTTGCTGCTATATGGACGTCTATCTTTTTAATGCCTCTATGGTACTTAATGGCAACTAACGAAAATTTATTGCCCAATGTGATTCAATATGTTGGACCAGAAGACGAGGGGCAAATTTCTTTGCTGACCCAGTTTATATTAGCGGAGGTTGGGATTGAAATGTTGAGGATGGCTGCTATACATACTCCTTCAGCCCTCGCGACCGCACTTGGGTTAGTGGCTGCGATTCTCATTGGTGAAGTTGCTATAGAAGTCGGTTTATTTTCGCCAGAAGTTGTCCTTTATCTAGCCGTTGCTGCGGTAGGCTCGTTTGCGACACCAAGTTATGAAATGAGTCTCGCCAATCGCTTGATTCGTGTGGCATTATTAGTTGTAACCGCGATTTTCGGGGTCGGTGGCTTTGTTGGTGGTACCTTACTATTGATTGTATGGCTCGCGAGTATGAAAGTGTATGACACGCCGTATTTATGGCCTTTTCTTCCGTTTGAGTATCGCGCATTCCGTGATGTAATTGTCCGAACGCCAATTCCATTGAAACATCAACGGCCACGGTCTATCCACCCACAGGATATGGATCGGTAA
- a CDS encoding YueI family protein: MSDKLQEALERGLYGTPETKPDERRMFLSTIVERIYLALTKKQVIQKGMYDEAIDIMKSKRNIQLFINGSLSYQLYANYVKQANQFQVPFTVVNVEHETPIGLVLASKQEAINQTDIFIKDDLYKSEMGD; the protein is encoded by the coding sequence ATGTCAGATAAATTACAAGAAGCACTAGAACGTGGGCTATACGGAACTCCTGAAACGAAACCTGATGAGCGAAGAATGTTCTTGTCAACGATTGTTGAACGAATCTACCTAGCACTCACAAAAAAACAAGTCATCCAAAAAGGGATGTACGACGAGGCAATTGACATTATGAAATCAAAAAGAAACATTCAATTATTTATAAATGGCAGCTTAAGCTATCAATTGTATGCAAATTATGTAAAACAAGCTAATCAATTTCAAGTCCCTTTTACAGTTGTTAATGTTGAACACGAGACCCCAATCGGACTTGTCCTCGCAAGCAAACAAGAAGCGATTAACCAGACAGACATTTTTATCAAAGATGACCTTTACAAGTCTGAAATGGGTGATTGA
- a CDS encoding YqgQ family protein, with product MKTIMDIQQLLKRFGTIIYTGDRLSDFTLMEEELRELYQWEMIDSQTFQQALLLLRTEASKLKS from the coding sequence ATGAAAACGATCATGGATATTCAACAATTACTAAAGCGGTTTGGAACGATTATTTATACTGGTGACCGCTTAAGTGATTTTACATTAATGGAAGAAGAACTCCGTGAGCTGTACCAATGGGAGATGATTGATTCACAAACATTTCAACAAGCACTGCTATTGTTGCGCACGGAAGCATCTAAGCTGAAATCATAG
- a CDS encoding ROK family glucokinase has translation MTEKWLVGVDVGGTTTKMAFITEIGDIVKKWEINTNTKDAGKHITTEIANSITEQLQTLGQQKQMLIGIGVGAPGFIDMETGFIYKAVNIGWENFPLKDELEQATGLPVIVDNDANIAAVGEMWRGAGDKAEHLLCVTLGTGVGGGVIVNGEILHGVNGMAGEIGHLTSIAEGGAPCNCGKTGCLETIASATGISRLAKEGIEKQKDSLLYTVNERKGEISAKDVFEAAKGGDELAIEVVKSVSLHLGLAIANLANALNPEKIVIGGGVSNAGDILLTHVQDAFQRFALSRAQEGVEVTIATLGNDAGVIGGAFLAKTSHDKS, from the coding sequence ATGACAGAAAAATGGCTTGTTGGTGTCGATGTCGGTGGCACAACAACTAAGATGGCTTTTATTACAGAGATAGGTGACATTGTAAAGAAGTGGGAAATTAATACGAATACAAAAGATGCAGGGAAGCATATTACTACTGAAATTGCAAATTCGATTACAGAACAGCTACAAACCCTTGGGCAGCAAAAGCAAATGCTCATAGGGATTGGTGTAGGTGCGCCTGGCTTTATTGATATGGAGACTGGGTTCATTTACAAAGCAGTGAATATTGGTTGGGAAAACTTCCCGCTAAAAGATGAGCTAGAACAAGCAACAGGACTTCCGGTTATTGTTGATAACGATGCAAATATCGCAGCTGTCGGAGAAATGTGGAGGGGTGCTGGTGATAAAGCCGAGCATTTGCTCTGTGTCACCTTAGGAACTGGCGTAGGTGGCGGTGTGATCGTCAATGGTGAGATTTTGCACGGTGTTAATGGCATGGCTGGTGAAATTGGTCATTTGACCTCAATTGCAGAAGGTGGTGCTCCATGTAATTGTGGGAAAACAGGTTGTTTAGAAACGATCGCATCGGCTACTGGAATTTCGAGGCTAGCTAAGGAAGGGATCGAAAAACAAAAAGATAGTCTTCTATACACTGTCAATGAGAGAAAGGGCGAAATCTCGGCAAAGGATGTGTTTGAGGCAGCTAAAGGAGGAGACGAATTAGCAATTGAGGTTGTGAAATCAGTTTCTCTTCATTTAGGCTTAGCCATTGCTAATTTAGCGAATGCGTTAAACCCTGAGAAAATTGTCATTGGTGGTGGCGTATCAAATGCTGGTGATATATTGTTAACACATGTTCAGGATGCGTTTCAACGGTTTGCTTTGTCACGAGCACAAGAAGGTGTGGAAGTAACGATTGCGACATTAGGAAATGATGCTGGTGTCATCGGCGGTGCATTTTTAGCAAAAACAAGCCATGATAAAAGCTAG